One window of the Herbiconiux sp. L3-i23 genome contains the following:
- a CDS encoding PfkB family carbohydrate kinase, translating into MAQHSGFDVLVIGEALVDLVDTGDEVTERAGGSPANVALGLGRLGARVALLTRIGRDPRGDMIAGRLEQSGVVVLPQSFTSSPTSTATATIGPGGHATYSFEIDWDIPVGGLPDAAVLHVGSIAAFLEPGASSVREILRAADAREITFDANVRPALLGAVESARTVFEDTASLATVVKLSDEDAAWLYPGIDVADVLQRVLGLGPRLAIATLGEHGSLLVARGISARVPGAATTVADTIGAGDSYMASIVDSLLQTRTDELTVPLLTRIGARAGRAAAITVSRTGADLPWRDQLGLDE; encoded by the coding sequence ATGGCGCAGCACAGCGGGTTCGATGTCCTCGTGATCGGCGAAGCGCTCGTCGATCTCGTGGACACCGGCGACGAAGTGACCGAACGCGCCGGCGGCAGTCCCGCCAACGTGGCCCTCGGCCTCGGCCGCCTCGGTGCGAGGGTCGCCCTTCTCACTCGGATCGGCCGCGATCCGCGCGGCGACATGATCGCCGGTCGACTCGAACAGTCGGGCGTGGTCGTGCTTCCCCAGTCGTTCACCTCGTCGCCGACCTCGACGGCCACGGCGACGATCGGACCCGGGGGTCACGCGACCTACTCGTTCGAGATCGACTGGGACATCCCGGTCGGCGGCCTGCCCGACGCGGCGGTGCTGCACGTCGGATCCATCGCCGCCTTCCTCGAGCCGGGCGCCTCGTCGGTCCGCGAGATCCTCCGCGCCGCCGACGCCCGGGAGATCACCTTCGACGCCAACGTCCGTCCGGCTCTGCTCGGCGCGGTCGAGTCCGCCCGGACGGTGTTCGAGGACACCGCGTCGCTCGCGACCGTCGTGAAGCTGAGCGACGAGGACGCCGCCTGGCTCTACCCGGGGATCGACGTCGCCGACGTGCTGCAACGGGTGCTCGGACTCGGCCCCCGACTCGCCATCGCGACCCTCGGTGAGCACGGGTCGCTGCTCGTCGCCCGGGGTATCAGCGCGCGAGTGCCGGGCGCGGCCACCACGGTCGCCGACACCATCGGGGCGGGCGACTCGTACATGGCGTCGATCGTCGACTCGCTGCTGCAGACCCGTACCGACGAGCTGACGGTGCCGCTGCTGACGCGCATCGGTGCGCGCGCCGGCCGCGCCGCCGCCATCACCGTGTCCCGCACCGGCGCCGACCTGCCGTGGCGCGATCAGCTCGGCCTCGACGAGTGA
- a CDS encoding EamA family transporter: MTAVLAALVAAAAYGTSDFFGGLAARRRGTVTGTTAVYAAATIVALGSMLVLPWRASPEAVVAGVAAGLFAIVGFLFFYAALAIGPMSVLSPSIALVNTLVPVVAAVLLGERLGPLGWTGVGAALAAGVLVSLEPRSGAGVRPRGLLLAVAAGLLLGASIVALDAAPKDAGVLPAVLDTGVGFVAIIPLLLLVRRARGTGFLATLDRPESAAQRPDRFASLAIGAGVLLGISNILIVLALQGGELAIVSVLVSLYPVVTVVLAAAVLRERLALPQLLGVALALLAAALLSLS; encoded by the coding sequence GTGACCGCCGTCCTCGCGGCCCTCGTCGCGGCCGCCGCGTACGGGACGTCCGACTTCTTCGGCGGCCTCGCGGCGAGACGGCGCGGCACCGTCACGGGCACGACCGCCGTCTACGCCGCCGCGACGATCGTCGCGCTCGGGTCGATGCTCGTGCTGCCGTGGCGGGCGAGCCCCGAGGCGGTGGTCGCCGGTGTGGCGGCGGGCCTCTTCGCGATCGTCGGATTCCTGTTCTTCTACGCCGCCCTCGCGATCGGGCCCATGAGCGTGCTCTCCCCCTCCATCGCCCTCGTCAACACTCTCGTCCCCGTCGTCGCCGCGGTGCTGCTCGGCGAGCGGCTCGGGCCGCTCGGATGGACCGGCGTCGGAGCGGCCCTCGCCGCGGGAGTGCTTGTCTCGCTCGAACCGCGCAGCGGCGCCGGCGTGCGGCCCCGCGGTCTGCTGCTCGCCGTCGCCGCCGGGCTGCTGCTCGGCGCCTCGATCGTCGCGCTCGACGCCGCACCGAAGGATGCGGGCGTGCTTCCCGCTGTGCTCGACACGGGAGTCGGCTTCGTCGCGATCATCCCGTTGCTCCTGCTCGTGCGCCGCGCACGCGGCACGGGCTTCCTGGCGACGCTCGACCGACCGGAATCGGCCGCGCAGCGGCCAGACCGGTTCGCTTCGCTCGCGATCGGGGCGGGCGTGCTGCTCGGGATCTCGAACATCCTCATCGTCCTGGCGCTGCAGGGCGGCGAGCTCGCGATCGTGTCGGTGCTGGTCAGCCTGTACCCGGTCGTGACCGTGGTGCTCGCCGCAGCGGTGCTCCGCGAACGGCTCGCTCTCCCCCAACTCCTCGGGGTCGCCCTCGCCCTGCTCGCCGCCGCCCTCCTGTCCCTCTCCTGA
- a CDS encoding glycosyltransferase family 2 protein, protein MTARRLSGEWGDTLPQSDGLVDVLIPTIGSRPAELAATLAGLAAQDDPAFDIVISDQSVEGAVFEEAAVLAMLRVLRAQGHHVELHRHLPRRGLAEQRQFLLDRARAEFVLFLDDDIWLEPDSLHRMVDAIEELRCGFVGLNPQGLSAIDDRRPHDTAVFEEWEGPVLPERMRSDAAGFERKSLHVAANLLHVAADRRLGLADDRLWVAYKIAWLGACTLYRRSCLVEVGGFDFWPRLPADHAGEDVAAQWRVMERFGGAGLVPSGAVHMQSATTVEDRSIEARDILFPNDPSGEPDGGADTLNP, encoded by the coding sequence ATGACCGCGCGCCGCCTGTCGGGCGAGTGGGGCGACACCCTGCCGCAGTCCGACGGGCTCGTCGACGTCCTGATCCCCACGATCGGCTCGCGTCCCGCCGAGCTGGCGGCGACGCTCGCCGGTCTCGCCGCGCAGGACGATCCCGCTTTCGACATCGTCATCAGCGACCAGTCGGTCGAGGGCGCGGTGTTCGAGGAGGCGGCGGTGCTCGCGATGCTGCGCGTGCTCAGGGCGCAGGGGCACCATGTCGAGCTGCACCGTCATCTGCCCCGCCGCGGGCTCGCCGAGCAGCGTCAGTTCCTGCTCGATCGGGCGCGCGCCGAGTTCGTGCTCTTCCTCGACGACGACATCTGGCTCGAACCGGATTCCCTCCACCGCATGGTGGACGCGATCGAGGAGCTCCGTTGCGGCTTCGTGGGACTCAACCCGCAGGGGCTGTCGGCCATCGACGACCGTCGCCCCCACGACACCGCCGTGTTCGAGGAATGGGAGGGGCCCGTGCTGCCCGAGCGGATGCGCTCGGACGCTGCCGGCTTCGAACGCAAGTCCCTGCACGTTGCGGCGAACCTGCTGCACGTCGCCGCCGACCGCCGGCTCGGCCTCGCGGACGATCGGCTCTGGGTCGCCTACAAGATCGCCTGGCTCGGCGCCTGCACCTTATACCGGCGGAGCTGTCTCGTCGAGGTGGGCGGTTTCGACTTCTGGCCGAGGCTGCCCGCCGACCACGCGGGCGAAGACGTCGCGGCGCAGTGGCGGGTGATGGAGCGCTTCGGCGGCGCCGGACTCGTGCCGAGCGGGGCGGTGCACATGCAGTCGGCGACCACGGTCGAGGATCGGTCGATCGAGGCGCGCGACATCCTCTTCCCGAACGACCCGAGCGGAGAACCGGACGGCGGCGCCGATACGCTGAACCCGTGA
- a CDS encoding glycosyltransferase family 9 protein, with amino-acid sequence MRASDDRTAQRRSGARVPDVRRIAVLRGGGLGDLLFAFPALDALAAAYPDAEITLLGTPMHRELLAGRPGPVDVVEVLPVAEGLRLPEGALPDPEELARFVARMRARRFDLALQLHGGGAFSNPFLRSLGARVTAGPNTVDAPPLDRAMDYVYYQQEFLRGIEVAGLVGAAPVALEPALAVTDADRETATALLGDDSRPLLAMHPGATDPRRRWPPDRFAEIAALAAEDGWRTVIVGDAGDIPLARAILAAAPDAGALDLTGRCSLGALVGVLDRADVLVSDDSGPRHLAQAVGTATVAIYWAGNVITAAPLTRARHRIHISWLTRCPVCGRDVTQVGWSAERCSHNPSFVAEVPVAPVWQDLRRLMTAELASRG; translated from the coding sequence ATGCGGGCATCCGACGACCGGACGGCGCAGCGGAGGTCCGGCGCCCGGGTGCCGGACGTGCGGCGCATCGCGGTGCTCCGCGGCGGCGGACTCGGCGATCTCCTGTTCGCCTTCCCCGCCCTCGACGCGCTCGCCGCCGCCTACCCGGACGCGGAGATCACACTCCTCGGAACTCCGATGCACCGCGAACTGCTCGCCGGGCGCCCGGGACCGGTCGACGTCGTCGAGGTGCTGCCCGTCGCCGAGGGACTGCGCCTGCCCGAGGGAGCGCTGCCCGACCCCGAGGAGCTCGCCCGCTTCGTGGCGCGGATGCGCGCGCGCCGCTTCGACCTCGCCCTGCAACTGCACGGCGGCGGCGCCTTCTCGAACCCGTTCCTGCGCTCCCTCGGCGCGCGGGTCACCGCGGGGCCCAACACCGTCGACGCGCCGCCGCTCGACCGCGCGATGGACTACGTCTACTACCAGCAGGAGTTCCTGCGCGGCATCGAGGTGGCGGGCCTCGTCGGCGCCGCCCCGGTCGCCCTCGAGCCGGCGCTCGCCGTCACCGACGCCGACCGCGAGACCGCGACCGCACTGCTCGGCGACGATTCCCGGCCTCTCCTGGCGATGCATCCCGGTGCGACCGATCCGCGCCGTCGGTGGCCGCCCGACCGCTTCGCCGAGATCGCCGCACTCGCCGCCGAGGACGGCTGGCGCACGGTGATCGTCGGCGACGCGGGCGACATCCCGCTCGCCCGCGCGATCCTCGCCGCCGCACCGGACGCCGGCGCCCTCGACCTCACCGGCAGGTGCTCGCTCGGGGCGCTCGTCGGGGTGCTCGACCGAGCGGACGTCCTCGTCTCCGACGACAGCGGGCCGCGGCACCTGGCACAGGCGGTCGGCACGGCGACGGTCGCGATCTACTGGGCGGGCAACGTCATCACCGCCGCCCCGCTCACTCGCGCCCGGCACCGCATCCACATCTCGTGGCTCACCCGCTGCCCCGTCTGCGGACGTGATGTCACGCAGGTCGGCTGGTCGGCCGAACGCTGCTCGCACAATCCGTCGTTCGTCGCCGAGGTCCCGGTAGCGCCGGTGTGGCAGGACCTCCGGCGGCTGATGACCGCAGAGCTCGCGTCGCGCGGGTAG
- a CDS encoding MFS transporter, translating to MSDAVTDPTRERVRWQAFGIAVAVAALTILDLSKVNVGLPSIEESLGAGPTELQTVVAGYALAFGLALVPAGRLGDIKSRRLLFLIGLTAFTLTSLFCALAPNTVFLIIGRFLQGIAAGIQMPQVVGLTQALFQGAERGRAFGLFGAIIGLSTAFGPTIGGLLIAVGGEQDGWRLLFWMNVPLGLILLFFAARLLPKRQSHEGAASIDPIGIVLLGIVVVSFMLPFVLTTGGPDDDPRRWFFLASAAVFGAAFVWWERRYSARGKTPVVRFSLFSLGSYRNGLLIATVYFAAMPATFLITTLYLQQGLGLAPVFAGMVTIPFALASAVTAWIGGRLVETRGRSLVVMGLAIVLVGFGLAVLAAILPPAELSPWLMSAALAVAGAGGGFVISPNQTLTLAEIPVTDGGVAGSMAQVGQRVGTAVGVAAASSTFFATLYAESTAADTVAVYHDGFRNGSFVTLSLIAVAFVLALLDLRQRRRA from the coding sequence GTGAGTGACGCGGTGACCGACCCGACGAGAGAACGAGTCCGGTGGCAGGCGTTCGGCATCGCGGTCGCGGTCGCGGCGCTCACCATCCTCGACCTGTCGAAGGTGAACGTCGGACTGCCCTCGATTGAGGAGTCGCTCGGTGCAGGCCCCACCGAACTGCAGACCGTCGTCGCCGGCTACGCCCTCGCGTTCGGTCTCGCCCTGGTGCCCGCCGGGCGGCTCGGCGACATCAAGTCGCGGCGCCTTCTCTTCCTCATCGGGCTCACCGCCTTCACCCTTACGAGCCTGTTCTGCGCGCTCGCCCCGAACACCGTCTTCCTCATCATCGGCCGGTTCCTGCAGGGCATCGCCGCGGGCATCCAGATGCCGCAGGTCGTCGGCCTCACGCAGGCGCTGTTCCAGGGCGCCGAGCGCGGTCGGGCGTTCGGGCTCTTCGGAGCGATCATCGGCCTGTCCACCGCGTTCGGTCCCACCATCGGCGGGCTGCTGATCGCCGTCGGCGGTGAGCAGGACGGCTGGCGCCTGCTGTTCTGGATGAACGTCCCCCTCGGGCTCATCCTCCTGTTCTTCGCGGCACGGCTCCTGCCCAAGCGGCAGAGCCACGAGGGCGCCGCGAGCATCGATCCGATCGGGATCGTGCTCCTCGGCATCGTCGTCGTGAGTTTCATGCTGCCGTTCGTGCTCACCACCGGAGGACCCGACGACGACCCGCGCCGGTGGTTCTTCCTCGCCTCCGCCGCCGTGTTCGGCGCGGCCTTCGTATGGTGGGAGCGGCGATACTCCGCGCGCGGCAAGACGCCCGTCGTGCGGTTCTCGCTGTTCTCGCTCGGGTCGTACCGCAACGGGCTGCTCATCGCCACCGTCTACTTCGCGGCGATGCCGGCGACCTTCCTCATCACGACCCTGTACTTGCAGCAGGGGTTGGGGCTCGCGCCGGTGTTCGCCGGAATGGTGACCATCCCGTTCGCGCTCGCCTCGGCGGTGACCGCCTGGATCGGCGGTCGACTCGTCGAGACGCGCGGCCGATCCCTCGTCGTCATGGGGCTCGCGATCGTGCTCGTCGGCTTCGGGCTCGCAGTGCTGGCCGCGATCCTGCCGCCGGCCGAGCTGAGCCCGTGGCTGATGTCGGCGGCGCTCGCGGTCGCCGGAGCGGGCGGTGGCTTCGTCATCTCGCCGAACCAGACGCTGACGCTCGCCGAGATCCCGGTCACCGATGGCGGCGTCGCCGGATCGATGGCGCAGGTCGGGCAGCGCGTCGGCACCGCGGTGGGCGTGGCCGCGGCGTCGTCGACGTTCTTCGCGACCCTGTACGCCGAGAGCACCGCCGCCGACACGGTGGCGGTCTACCACGACGGATTCCGCAACGGCTCGTTCGTCACCCTCTCCCTCATCGCCGTGGCCTTCGTGCTCGCGCTGCTCGACCTCCGTCAGCGTCGCCGAGCCTGA
- a CDS encoding glutaredoxin: MSELSVTLYSSSFCGACAATRRTLGRVEALLDDRVRWREVNVADAPDESEDRAITTTPTVVITDRTGAEVMRASGVPTANQVLAAIGNALA, from the coding sequence GTGTCGGAGCTGAGTGTGACGTTGTACTCGTCGAGTTTCTGCGGCGCCTGCGCGGCGACGAGGCGCACGCTCGGTCGCGTCGAGGCTCTGCTCGACGACCGGGTGCGGTGGCGCGAGGTCAACGTCGCCGACGCGCCCGACGAGAGCGAAGACCGCGCGATCACCACGACCCCCACCGTCGTCATCACCGATCGCACCGGCGCCGAGGTGATGCGCGCTTCGGGCGTGCCCACCGCGAACCAGGTGCTCGCCGCCATCGGGAACGCACTCGCCTGA
- a CDS encoding inositol monophosphatase family protein, with the protein MTGDFSEDLRFARDLADMAHVISLERYRALDLAVETKPDRSPVTDADRAVEQALRAAIREERPDDAVFGEEFGGELQKGRQWIIDPIDATANFLRGVPIWGTLIALAVDDDPVVGVVSAPALGRRWWAARGEGAWLVENGAAPRRLAVSAVRELADASFSYNDLQYWRGAGKTEQLLALADSVWRTRAYGDFWSYMMVAEGSVDLVAEFGPQIYDLAALAPIIEEAGGRISSTTGERIFTARDALVSNGLLHERAVAAIGD; encoded by the coding sequence GTGACCGGAGACTTCAGCGAGGACCTGCGTTTCGCCCGCGACCTGGCCGACATGGCGCACGTCATCTCCCTCGAGCGCTACCGCGCGCTCGACCTGGCCGTCGAGACCAAGCCCGACCGCAGCCCCGTCACGGACGCGGACCGCGCCGTCGAGCAGGCCCTCCGGGCCGCCATCCGCGAGGAGCGTCCCGACGACGCGGTCTTCGGCGAGGAGTTCGGCGGCGAATTGCAGAAGGGGCGCCAGTGGATCATCGATCCGATCGACGCCACCGCCAACTTCCTGCGCGGAGTGCCGATCTGGGGCACCCTCATCGCCCTCGCCGTCGATGACGACCCCGTGGTCGGAGTGGTGAGCGCACCCGCGCTCGGGCGCCGCTGGTGGGCGGCTCGCGGCGAGGGGGCGTGGCTGGTCGAGAACGGTGCGGCGCCGCGCCGGCTGGCCGTCTCGGCGGTGCGCGAGCTGGCGGACGCCTCGTTCAGCTACAACGACCTCCAGTACTGGCGCGGCGCCGGCAAGACCGAGCAGCTGCTCGCCCTCGCCGACTCGGTCTGGCGCACCCGCGCCTATGGCGACTTCTGGTCGTACATGATGGTCGCCGAAGGCAGCGTCGACCTGGTCGCCGAGTTCGGCCCGCAGATCTACGACCTCGCCGCCCTCGCGCCGATCATCGAGGAGGCGGGCGGACGGATCTCGTCGACGACGGGTGAGCGGATCTTCACCGCTCGCGACGCACTCGTCAGCAACGGGCTGCTGCACGAGCGCGCCGTCGCCGCGATCGGCGACTGA
- the rfaE2 gene encoding D-glycero-beta-D-manno-heptose 1-phosphate adenylyltransferase produces MSELSSPLSLDAAPTPDVALGIRRMAPIVTVIGEPILDGWWHGRSDRIAREAPAPVVSVGDHVFVPGGAANTARNLAELGAQVRFVGAAGDDEAGRRLRDLLAADGIDVTHLLLRDDVTTITKTRVVVADQVLLRLDEGVDEEWTSDALDAVRDAALAATDGADAEVVCDYGCGMLSFRVRDALASRDARPALTVVDAHDPVFWAPLRPDIVTPNSEETAALLHRPLKRGSDRAGSVAAHAEELLATTNSRDAVVTLDRDGTLVLCGDGKVHRTWARPASEKQASGAGDTFVAALTIARACGLPLTTSADFAQAAADVVVGRAGTSVCSTADIIAQLARSAENALDEDELIRRLKDERAAGRRIVFTNGCFDVLHRGHTAYLNQAKRLGDILVVAINSDDSVRRLKGESRPINHAGDRAGVLAALSSVDYVTVFDTDTPIPLLERIAPDIYAKGGDYSAETLAETPVVLAAGGEVRILDFLPEHSTTAIVERIRVGDLPGPHPGGAST; encoded by the coding sequence ATGAGCGAACTGTCGTCACCACTGTCCCTCGACGCCGCGCCGACTCCCGACGTGGCGCTGGGGATCCGCCGCATGGCTCCCATCGTCACCGTGATCGGCGAGCCGATCCTCGACGGCTGGTGGCACGGTCGCAGCGACCGCATCGCGCGGGAGGCGCCCGCCCCGGTGGTGTCGGTGGGCGACCACGTCTTCGTGCCCGGCGGCGCCGCCAACACCGCCCGGAATCTCGCCGAGCTCGGAGCGCAGGTGCGCTTCGTCGGTGCGGCCGGCGACGATGAGGCGGGACGTCGGCTGCGCGATCTGCTCGCCGCGGACGGCATCGACGTCACCCATCTGCTGCTTCGCGACGACGTGACCACCATCACCAAGACGCGCGTGGTCGTCGCCGATCAGGTGCTCCTCCGACTCGACGAGGGAGTCGATGAGGAGTGGACCTCCGACGCACTCGACGCCGTGCGCGACGCCGCCCTGGCGGCGACCGACGGCGCGGACGCCGAGGTCGTCTGCGACTACGGCTGCGGCATGCTGAGCTTCCGAGTGCGCGACGCGCTCGCCTCCCGCGACGCCCGTCCCGCACTCACCGTCGTCGACGCGCACGACCCGGTCTTCTGGGCGCCGCTGCGCCCCGACATCGTCACGCCCAACTCCGAGGAGACCGCCGCGCTGTTGCACCGACCGTTGAAGCGCGGCAGTGACCGGGCCGGAAGTGTGGCCGCCCACGCGGAGGAGCTACTCGCGACGACGAACTCGCGCGATGCCGTCGTGACCCTCGACCGGGACGGCACGCTCGTGCTCTGCGGCGACGGCAAGGTGCACCGCACCTGGGCGCGACCCGCGTCCGAGAAGCAGGCTTCGGGCGCCGGGGACACCTTCGTCGCGGCGCTCACGATCGCTCGCGCCTGCGGGCTGCCGCTCACGACGAGCGCGGACTTCGCGCAGGCCGCGGCCGACGTCGTCGTCGGCCGCGCGGGGACCTCGGTGTGCTCGACCGCCGACATCATCGCTCAGCTGGCCCGCTCCGCCGAGAACGCGTTGGACGAGGACGAGCTGATCCGCCGGCTGAAGGACGAGCGCGCCGCGGGCAGGCGGATCGTGTTCACGAACGGCTGCTTCGACGTGCTCCACCGCGGGCACACCGCGTACCTCAACCAGGCGAAGCGACTGGGCGACATCCTCGTCGTCGCCATCAACAGCGACGACTCGGTGCGCCGCCTGAAGGGCGAATCCCGCCCGATCAACCACGCCGGCGATCGCGCCGGAGTGCTCGCCGCCCTGAGCTCGGTCGACTACGTGACCGTCTTCGACACCGACACCCCCATCCCGCTGCTCGAACGGATCGCGCCCGACATCTACGCGAAGGGCGGCGACTACTCCGCCGAGACCCTCGCCGAGACGCCGGTCGTGCTCGCCGCCGGCGGCGAAGTACGCATCCTGGACTTCCTCCCGGAGCACTCGACCACCGCGATCGTCGAGCGCATCCGTGTCGGCGACCTGCCGGGGCCCCATCCGGGCGGCGCATCGACATGA
- a CDS encoding ROK family protein: protein MDRSADAARIAVDIGGTTIKLMAFDGTGTVIDRRIVATRIGREPVLTGLSRTLADVRERTEAAGRALDGVGIGSPGIVHPSDGVVAFAANLDWRDLPLARLIEDQLDVPVRVENDGRAGALAERALADPGDAGSLAFVPIGTGVSAAFFSHGALHGGTTGAAGELGHIRAVRDGEACPCGGRGCVEVYASASGIARRYERSTGTPATSAEVIAAVGDDESAQRVWRDAISALAIGVAALISITDPTRVVIGGGLSLAGDRLIAPLREAVAEELPWRSVPVIVSSTLGSSSGLVGAALLDAASDAEARERADRLGAALRMAD from the coding sequence ATGGATCGCTCAGCCGACGCGGCACGGATCGCGGTCGACATCGGCGGAACCACCATCAAGCTGATGGCGTTCGACGGCACCGGCACGGTGATCGACCGTCGGATCGTCGCGACGCGCATCGGACGGGAGCCGGTGCTGACCGGCCTCTCTCGCACGCTGGCGGACGTCCGCGAACGAACCGAGGCTGCGGGCCGCGCGCTCGACGGCGTCGGTATCGGCTCCCCCGGCATCGTGCATCCGTCCGATGGCGTCGTGGCCTTCGCAGCCAACCTCGACTGGCGCGACCTGCCGCTCGCGAGGCTCATCGAGGATCAGCTCGACGTCCCCGTTCGGGTCGAGAACGACGGGCGCGCCGGGGCCCTCGCCGAGCGGGCGCTCGCCGATCCCGGCGACGCGGGCTCCCTCGCCTTCGTCCCGATCGGCACGGGTGTCTCAGCGGCCTTCTTCTCCCACGGTGCGCTGCACGGCGGGACCACCGGGGCCGCCGGAGAGCTCGGCCACATCCGCGCGGTCCGCGACGGCGAGGCGTGCCCGTGCGGCGGCCGCGGCTGCGTCGAGGTCTACGCCTCGGCGTCGGGCATCGCCCGACGGTACGAGCGGTCGACCGGGACGCCCGCGACCTCCGCCGAGGTCATCGCGGCGGTCGGCGACGACGAGAGCGCGCAGCGCGTGTGGCGGGACGCGATCTCGGCACTCGCCATCGGCGTGGCCGCGCTCATCTCGATCACCGACCCGACCCGCGTCGTGATCGGCGGAGGACTGTCCCTGGCAGGCGACCGCCTGATCGCTCCTCTGCGCGAGGCCGTCGCCGAGGAGCTGCCATGGCGCTCCGTGCCGGTCATCGTCTCGTCAACGCTCGGCAGCTCATCGGGCCTCGTCGGAGCGGCGCTGCTCGATGCGGCATCCGACGCCGAAGCGCGGGAACGAGCCGACCGCCTCGGCGCTGCGCTCAGGATGGCGGACTGA
- a CDS encoding spermidine/putrescine ABC transporter substrate-binding protein: MPDPDVDARVDAAVDAWLAWLPRWSPSLARTRPRVCRRCVGSPVIDAAGLREAPHQVQHALVSRIHSLIDDDVASFTATELPLLHAELDRSEAERRAARPYRPEEGLGPEFEGLGVDPEPVPGEPYLFTLAGLAEDAAEPAPPAATRSYDEAAKQQLRREIALSDERAVGVGRAACLALVGHRPRIAEAIDSVVTPQIESLMSELSAGLEIPARVDDPGQGRGPTLA, translated from the coding sequence ATGCCCGATCCGGACGTCGACGCGCGCGTGGACGCCGCCGTCGATGCCTGGCTCGCGTGGCTGCCGCGGTGGAGCCCGAGCCTCGCGCGGACGCGTCCGCGGGTCTGCCGGCGCTGCGTCGGCTCGCCGGTGATCGACGCGGCAGGACTGCGCGAAGCTCCGCACCAGGTGCAGCACGCGCTCGTGAGCCGCATCCATTCCCTGATCGACGACGACGTCGCCTCGTTCACCGCCACCGAGCTGCCCCTGCTGCATGCCGAACTCGACCGCAGCGAAGCCGAGAGACGCGCCGCCCGCCCCTACCGGCCGGAGGAGGGCCTCGGACCCGAGTTCGAGGGATTGGGCGTCGACCCGGAACCGGTGCCGGGCGAGCCCTACCTCTTCACCCTCGCCGGTCTCGCCGAGGATGCGGCGGAACCCGCGCCTCCTGCCGCGACCCGCAGCTACGACGAGGCGGCCAAACAGCAGTTGCGGCGCGAGATAGCGCTCTCCGACGAGCGGGCGGTCGGCGTGGGCCGGGCGGCCTGCCTGGCCCTGGTCGGGCATCGGCCGCGCATCGCCGAGGCGATCGACTCGGTGGTCACGCCGCAGATCGAGTCGCTGATGTCCGAACTCTCAGCGGGCCTCGAGATCCCCGCACGCGTCGACGACCCGGGGCAGGGTCGAGGCCCCACACTCGCCTGA
- a CDS encoding glycosyltransferase — protein sequence MRVFGWHMHGGWMDAFVRGDHDYVLPIDADGGGGIGKRDWDRAHVHEAPAGSVTGADVDVLVLQRLEEFDWAEERLGLRPGRDIPTIFVEHNTPRASVPESRHPLADRDDILIAHVTHFNALFWDTGRAPTTVIEHGIVDRGYLYTGELARMGVVINEPVRRWRVSGSDLIGGFSRVAPVDVFGMKVDGLARELGVSSDVVADAGDLPTDDLHRELARRRLYLHTTRWTSLGLALLEAMHAGIPVVGIEATEIRRAVPPEAGTVSTRLDELHRAARRFIEDPEAARTAGLAAREYALEHYGLRRFQDDWNTVLADWTESFARRRRAA from the coding sequence ATGCGGGTTTTCGGGTGGCACATGCACGGCGGATGGATGGACGCGTTCGTCCGCGGGGATCACGACTACGTGCTCCCGATCGACGCCGACGGCGGCGGTGGGATCGGGAAGCGCGATTGGGACCGGGCCCACGTGCACGAGGCTCCCGCCGGATCCGTGACGGGAGCCGACGTCGACGTCCTCGTGCTGCAACGCCTCGAGGAATTCGACTGGGCCGAGGAGCGTCTCGGGCTGCGGCCGGGGCGGGACATCCCGACGATCTTCGTCGAGCACAACACCCCGCGAGCGTCGGTGCCCGAGTCGCGGCATCCGCTCGCCGACCGCGACGACATCCTCATCGCGCACGTCACGCACTTCAACGCGCTGTTCTGGGACACCGGTCGGGCGCCGACGACGGTCATCGAGCACGGCATCGTCGACCGCGGGTACCTCTACACCGGTGAGCTGGCGCGCATGGGAGTGGTCATCAACGAGCCGGTCCGGCGCTGGCGCGTGTCCGGCAGCGACCTCATCGGCGGGTTCTCCCGCGTCGCCCCCGTCGACGTGTTCGGCATGAAGGTCGACGGCCTCGCCCGAGAGCTGGGCGTGAGCTCCGACGTGGTGGCCGACGCCGGCGACCTGCCCACCGACGATCTGCACCGCGAGCTCGCCCGTCGGCGGCTCTACCTGCACACGACCCGCTGGACTTCGCTGGGGCTCGCGCTGCTCGAGGCGATGCACGCGGGGATCCCGGTCGTCGGCATCGAGGCGACCGAAATCCGGCGCGCCGTCCCACCCGAGGCGGGCACCGTGTCCACTCGTCTCGACGAGCTGCACCGCGCCGCCCGGCGCTTCATCGAAGACCCCGAGGCGGCGCGCACCGCCGGGCTCGCCGCCCGCGAGTACGCGCTCGAACACTACGGCCTGCGTCGTTTCCAGGACGACTGGAACACGGTTCTCGCCGACTGGACGGAGAGCTTCGCCCGCCGGCGTCGAGCGGCCTGA